In the Paenibacillus sp. FSL R7-0337 genome, TCATTCCCTTCATTTGGCATTCCTCCTGTATTCGATATCTATCTACCTCCTATGGTCGCTTGTGCGTGAAGGCCGGGTCAAAGGTTACTTCCGGGTATTCGGCCGAAGGACCGTTCAGCAGCACCTGCGGCTCATTTAGCAGATACTGATCGAAGAATGACCGGACATAGGTTCTGTTTATATCTACAGTATGCACCGGATCAAGGCCGTTGGCGAATAAGGAGGGCGACAGCAGGGCTATATCCGTAAAACTCTGGTGAATGAAATGATCCACTGTCAGATAATAGGTATCCCTGGTGCTGCGGCTCATAACCGACTTCAGATCCGGTGTGAATTCTTCATAGATCAGGGGATCTGTGTTCGCTTCGGGATGTGCAAGATTCTGCGCAGTCGTGCCGGACATCACGTACATAAAAGGCTGCGTCAGCCCTTCATGGGCAACCTTGCCCCAGAACCCGCCTTCCAGACTGACACCTGCCTTGAACCGTTTGTCTTGGGCTAAAGCTTCGGCCGTTGTTGCCCCGCCATAGGAATGGCCGAAGATCCCCGTACGGCTAAGATCCAGCCTGCCCTGGAACAATCCATTCGGGTCCTGTACATTCCATGCGGTCAGGGTGTCGAGTACAAAGCTGGCGTCTGCTGCACGAATGGCAATTCCGCTCACATTGTAGTTGTAGAGCGCTGCGGAAGTATCGAACTTCGGATCAGGCACGTAGTAGACCGAAGCGCCATCCGGGTAAGTGACCTTGGCTGAGGTATAAGGATGATCCATCCCTACGACAATATAGCCGTGGCTGACTAATTCTTCGATAATCGACATACTCTGAAATCTGGTGGAGCGGATACCTGGCGAGAACAGCAGGACCGGATAGCTGGCTTCGTGTGCCGAGAGCTTCACTCCGTTTGCAACATGAGTCGGAATATAGGTGACATGGCTGAATAGCTGCTTCGGCAATCCGAATACAAGGCTAATCGCTTCGCCCAGTGCAGAGGGGTAATGCTCCTTAGGCTTGCCCTCAGTCTGATCAGGATCGGCTGGATACCATACATTAACCATCAGCTTCCGTTTGCCGCCTTCCTCAGCGCTCAGCGTCTCGTTACGCTGCTCATCGATAAGCTCGCGTGCGATCGTTCCGATGGCATATTGCCCAGTTGGCTCGGGTTGCGTGAACATCGGGAGCAGTCTGGACGCATAGACGGATACTCCTGTAAGAAGGAGGATGAATATCAGCAGCAGACTCTTCCATAGCTTCGGATACCGCTTAGGCGGGCCCGTCCGGGGATGCCTCACAAGTCTGAATCCGAGTATGGTCAACAGCCCGAGCGCTGCGGCGTAGGCTGGAGCCATCTGGATCCGGTAATTTTCCAGCACCCCATGCAGCATCAAAGCTATAACGACAGCCAGCAGCATGAAGGTATCCAGCCTCCGGTTTTTCTTGGTCCCTATCCTTCCTGCTGTAACAGCCAGAATCACCACAATGACTACAATCTCAAATATTCTCATTTGTACTCCCTCCATACTCTATTCATCTGGAACAATTAGAGTATAAAGGTTGAAGTATACTTCAAGGTCAAGGCTTGATTTAATATGCCGGGCACATATGCAAAAAAAGACGGCAGCCCGTTCCGGATTCGGAAGCGAACTGCCATCCCAACTGCTGACACTCGTCATGTGAGACTAAGATAAGCGGACAAGCACGCGGCCACGGGTGCCTGACTGGAGAATATCCTGAAGCGCAGCAGGCAGCTCAGTCAGCGAAATTTCACGGTCCACCAGCGTATCCAGCACCGCAGGCTTCATGTCGCCTGCCATGCGCTGCCAGAGCTTGGCCCGTTTCTCCATAGGGCAAGCTACGGAATCGATGCCGAGCAGACTGACTCCGCGCAGGATAAACGGCAGGACGGTGGTCGGGACAGCCGTGCCTGCGGTTAAGCCGCTTGCGGCCACTGCACCGCCGTAGGCGATTTTGCTCAGGACAGCAGCCAGCGGGGCGCCCCCGACTGAATCTACTGCTGCCTGCCAGAGCTGCTTGTCCAGCGGCTTCACCGCACTGCCCGCGACCTCTTCGCGGGAGATGACCTCGGCAGCACCCAGCTCCTGCAGATACCCGGCTTCATCCGTTCTGCCGGTACTGGCAGTAACCTGATAGCCCAGCTTAGCCAGAATGGCGGTTGCTGCACCTCCGACACCGCCGGTGGCACCGGTGACGAGCACTTTTCCCTGGTCAGGCGTCATGCCTTGAGCTTCCAGTGCCTGCACAGACAGCGCCGCCGTGAATCCGGCCGTGCCATAGATCATCGCTTCCCGCAGCGTCAAGCCCTCTGGCAGTTCAATAACCCAGTCCGCAGGGATACGGGCGTATTCGCTGAAGCCGCCGAAATGGGAGACGCCGATCCCATAGCTGGTAGCAATGACAGACTGGCCTTCGCGGA is a window encoding:
- a CDS encoding acryloyl-CoA reductase; the protein is MTKPFQALVVDKTEPFSVEIRPVSLEELPAGEVLIKVAYSSVNYKDGLASIPNGNIVRNYPFIPGIDLSGTVVSSKDSRFREGQSVIATSYGIGVSHFGGFSEYARIPADWVIELPEGLTLREAMIYGTAGFTAALSVQALEAQGMTPDQGKVLVTGATGGVGGAATAILAKLGYQVTASTGRTDEAGYLQELGAAEVISREEVAGSAVKPLDKQLWQAAVDSVGGAPLAAVLSKIAYGGAVAASGLTAGTAVPTTVLPFILRGVSLLGIDSVACPMEKRAKLWQRMAGDMKPAVLDTLVDREISLTELPAALQDILQSGTRGRVLVRLS
- a CDS encoding prolyl oligopeptidase family serine peptidase, producing the protein MRIFEIVVIVVILAVTAGRIGTKKNRRLDTFMLLAVVIALMLHGVLENYRIQMAPAYAAALGLLTILGFRLVRHPRTGPPKRYPKLWKSLLLIFILLLTGVSVYASRLLPMFTQPEPTGQYAIGTIARELIDEQRNETLSAEEGGKRKLMVNVWYPADPDQTEGKPKEHYPSALGEAISLVFGLPKQLFSHVTYIPTHVANGVKLSAHEASYPVLLFSPGIRSTRFQSMSIIEELVSHGYIVVGMDHPYTSAKVTYPDGASVYYVPDPKFDTSAALYNYNVSGIAIRAADASFVLDTLTAWNVQDPNGLFQGRLDLSRTGIFGHSYGGATTAEALAQDKRFKAGVSLEGGFWGKVAHEGLTQPFMYVMSGTTAQNLAHPEANTDPLIYEEFTPDLKSVMSRSTRDTYYLTVDHFIHQSFTDIALLSPSLFANGLDPVHTVDINRTYVRSFFDQYLLNEPQVLLNGPSAEYPEVTFDPAFTHKRP